Proteins from a single region of Gossypium arboreum isolate Shixiya-1 chromosome 1, ASM2569848v2, whole genome shotgun sequence:
- the LOC108472944 gene encoding beta-carotene isomerase D27, chloroplastic: MVALGLQATHLIAPQKLPIRKQRTFSNIIIRCSIAEPSGEPASLGQKTKYNDGLFAKAFMGLFARKMEKFAASPKAGTEPKKGVFDYDYESFVEVSKRVMQGRSRLQQQQVVRQVLLSMLPPGAPAQFRKLFPPTKWAAEFNAALTVPFFYWLVGPSEVVEVEINGVKQKSGVHIKKCRYLENSGCVGMCVNMCKIPTQDFFTNEFGLPLTMIPNFEDMSCEMVYGQVPPSFEEDEASKQPCFAEICSMANPKSSVCHKLQA, translated from the exons ATGGTGGCTTTAGGCCTCCAAGCCACACATTTGATTGCCCCTCAAAAGTTACCAATACGTAAACAAAGAACCTTTAGCAACATTATCATCCGGTGTAGTATTGCAGAGCCGTCGGGAGAACCAGCATCATTGGGACAAAAAACTAAATACAACGATGGGTTGTTTGCCAAGGCATTTATGGGTCTTTTCGCCCGCAAGATGGAGAAGTTCGCGGCTTCACCAAAAGCTGGAACAGAACCAAAGAAAGGGGTTTTCGACTATGACTATGAGAGCTTTGTTGAGGTGTCAAAGAGAGTAATGCAAGGGAGGTCTCGGTTGCAGCAGCAACAAGTGGTCCGACAAGTGCTCTTGTCCATGCTCCCACCGGGCGCACCAGCTCAG TTTAGGAAATTGTTTCCACCAACAAAGTGGGCTGCAGAGTTCAATGCTGCACTCACTGTTCCTTTCTTCTACTGGTTAGTTGGTCCATCTGAG GTTGTGGAAGTGGAGATAAATGGAGTGAAGCAAAAAAGTGGGGTTCATATTAAGAAATGCAG GTACCTAGAGAACAGTGGGTGTGTTGGTATGTGTGTGAATATGTGCAAAATTCCAACCCAAGATTTCTTTACCAATGAGTTCGGCCTTCCATTAACCATGATCCCAA ATTTTGAAGACATGAGTTGTGAAATGGTGTATGGACAAGTTCCACCATCTTTCGAGGAGGACGAAGCATCCAAGCAGCCTTGTTTTGCAGAAATAT GTTCCATGGCAAACCCCAAGTCTAGCGTCTGCCACAAATTACAAGCTTGA